Proteins encoded together in one Bacteroides ovatus window:
- a CDS encoding ATP-binding protein — protein MKFYNREKEIAELKRVQELAFGQNSRMIVVTGRRRIGKTSLIKQALKGTPTVYFFIGRKAESILVADFIKIVRETLSIFIPDGISNFTTLIQYLFEIGKTRSFNIVIDEFQEFYNIRPDVFSDMQNLWDEYRQETKINLVISGSVYSLMQKIFTDHGEPLFGRADNILCLRPFNTKVLKQIMEDFAPGYSNDDLLALYTLTGGIPKYVELFCDNQALSVDRIYDFVFSENSLFIDEGRNLLITEFGKNYGIYFSILLEIANGHYTQGEIESALGGISIGGHLSKLENVYNLITRERPIFAKPGTKKNVRYIIGDNFLNFWFKYIERNRSYIELQNFEDLRQLAKADYQTYSGRVLEKYFKQKLAEEGGFKEIGSWWETKSSANKERLNSFEIDIVALKSSGKKALIAEVKRMPENNYVHSTFMEKVEHLKHKEMAKYDIETRVLGLEDM, from the coding sequence ATGAAGTTTTATAATAGAGAGAAAGAAATTGCAGAATTGAAGCGTGTACAAGAGCTTGCATTTGGTCAAAATTCCAGAATGATTGTGGTAACAGGCCGTAGGCGTATTGGAAAAACCAGTCTTATAAAACAAGCTCTGAAAGGAACACCTACTGTATATTTTTTCATTGGAAGAAAAGCAGAGAGTATATTAGTCGCAGATTTTATAAAAATAGTACGCGAGACATTATCTATTTTTATTCCGGATGGCATATCCAACTTTACTACTTTGATACAATATCTTTTCGAAATAGGAAAAACACGTTCTTTTAATATTGTTATTGATGAATTTCAGGAGTTTTATAATATCAGACCCGATGTTTTTAGTGATATGCAAAATCTTTGGGATGAATATCGGCAAGAAACTAAAATAAATCTTGTAATTAGCGGCTCTGTATATTCATTGATGCAAAAGATATTCACAGATCATGGAGAACCATTATTCGGACGTGCTGACAATATTTTATGTCTTCGACCCTTCAATACAAAAGTGCTAAAACAAATTATGGAGGATTTTGCGCCCGGATATAGTAATGATGACCTATTAGCTTTGTATACACTGACCGGAGGAATCCCTAAATATGTAGAGCTGTTCTGTGACAATCAAGCCCTTTCTGTTGACCGGATATATGACTTTGTTTTTTCAGAGAATTCCCTGTTTATAGATGAAGGGCGTAATTTGTTGATTACTGAATTTGGGAAAAATTATGGTATTTACTTTTCTATCCTATTAGAAATAGCAAATGGGCATTATACACAAGGAGAAATAGAATCGGCATTAGGTGGTATATCTATCGGGGGCCATTTAAGTAAATTAGAAAATGTGTATAATTTGATAACACGTGAGCGGCCTATTTTTGCGAAACCCGGTACTAAGAAGAATGTACGATATATTATTGGCGATAACTTTCTAAATTTCTGGTTTAAATACATTGAACGGAACCGTTCTTATATTGAGCTACAGAACTTTGAAGACCTTCGTCAACTAGCAAAGGCTGATTATCAGACTTATTCAGGTAGAGTATTGGAGAAATATTTTAAACAGAAATTAGCAGAGGAAGGAGGGTTTAAAGAAATTGGTTCCTGGTGGGAAACTAAAAGTTCTGCAAACAAGGAACGATTAAACTCTTTTGAAATTGATATTGTCGCTCTCAAATCAAGTGGTAAGAAAGCTCTTATAGCAGAGGTTAAACGGATGCCAGAGAATAATTATGTCCATTCAACTTTCATGGAGAAAGTGGAGCATTTAAAACACAAAGAAATGGCGAAATATGATATTGAAACACGAGTCTTAGGCCTAGAGGATATGTAA